The Solanum lycopersicum chromosome 2, SLM_r2.1 DNA window AAGTATCCAGCAAGAAGATAGCCAAAGCTCAGGTTTATCTCCAATCTTTGGATGACCGGaaaaggaaagaagaagaagaagttgaacTCTGGCTTTGAGTCACATACACCATGCAGCAAAACACCTATGCAAAGTATAGAATCCAAGAACCACGGCAAGCTATGACCGATCCCCATTCTCTGTGTGCAAACATATACCAAAAAAGAATAATGTTAATGCTACTTTTAATTATTTCGAGCAATCAACAATGTCCACAaaaacccaaatattatttcattaagaaGACTATTGAGAGCATTTGCTCTATCAATTTATCAGTGCAAAGTAAGCGAGATTCCAAAATATGAACACAAGGCAGTGAAATCCTCTTGGTCctaaagaaagaaaaggaataCCTGGATCCACGCAATAAATGAAGGGACAAACATCAGCATTGCAAGCAAGTGTAATACAAGCAAGCCATGCCGATGATTGAAGATCTCTAATTGGGTGTCACCATAGCTTTTTACTGAGTCCAGACTACTGGAATTACTCTCCTTCTGAGGAACATGCGTGTTGATTTCACCATCATGCTCGGGTATGGACTGCTTCGATCCACTCTGACGTCTGTTCCCAGATTCTATGAACTCCTTAGTCTGGGTACGGCTGTGAAATGAAGCCATCAAAAAACTGTTTACAGACGAGAAAAATTGGTTTTAGACTACATTTGTCAtaacaaaatatcaaatatcagCAGAGCCAAAAACTAAATATCAAATGTCAAATGTTTAATCTATTCAGAAGTTCGGAATGGTCAGAATTCGGCTAGGAATCACACACTATCAATCAATGGTCATGTGATGGCCCTCAATTCTAATATACAGCATAAGACTACTACAGAAGAGTGGAGAAAGGGTACTAGTTAGGGATGTACCTGGACAGGGAATTGTGGGAGCACACAGCATGAGAAATGACCAGCAAAAGAAGACCCAATGCTGGATGAGCGAAGCACATTAGGGTCAAAGAGACAAGTGTCATATCAAACAATGGATTGAATCTCACGATCCTGACTACCTGTTTCaataagtaaaatttttttattaagagaACAAGGAATGCAAGATGCATTCAATTTCGACATTTACTAAGATTAGAGGACCAGGAACAAAAGATGCATTCAATTTCAGTTCCGAAATATATGTACAAATCCAGCCTTTTACAAACTTATGCTTTTGCAAGCTACAATGCCACAATTAAACTAACCTTGGATGACAGGAAGGCAgtgaaaagaggagaaaagttATGTTCCCGTGTTTGCGACCTGCAAAAGATTATATTACCATTAGCTCAGTTGGTAATGAATTTCTTGCCATAACGGTTTCTGTTAAATTATGTGGTACCTTAAGAAAAACCTTAACACTGTTATAGAGTAGtcacttttattaatttatttaggtCTGCAGCGCACTCCTTGAGTGAGagtattttaattgtttatggACAGTTGGGAAGTAGGGGGACTAGAAATTTCTCTTGAGATTAAGACTGAATTTCACCAGCACATGCAACTTTGGTCCGTAAATTGACTAATAAATGATATCAGTCACTTGTATGAAAATCTTACGTAACATAAATGTGGTAGATATATTCAAGAGAGAGTAAACTAACCGTTTCTTGATGAATACATGTAAAGATGCACTAACGTAGAACAACAACTGGGAGGCTGATATCAGCACAGCCACCACTCCATTTGCACATAAGTAACAGATTGTTGAGACAGAGATGAAACTTATGGCTGGAGGAAGAGGTAGAGAAATGAGGCAGGAAAGTACAAGAGCAAATAAGATAGGTAGCAGGGCCAAACATAGAAAGGGCAATGGCATCCGCAAATTTGATTCAACTGCTGTAAGGAGTGAAGGTATAGGCAGGTCAAGCTCCCATTGTCGTGCTTGCCGCATTAAAGCAAAAAAGACAACAGCAATTGCAAAACCAGTAATCTGCACAGGTCCATGACAGCAAATAACAATGAACCCAATAatcagaaaatgaagaaaaaagcaATACCTACACCAAGGAGCATGGTAAAAAGATCAGCACCAATTATAAGAACTACAGCCATTGAACAAAAGAACAAACCTGATTCAGTACAAAAGTACGGACACAGAACTATTGAaccattgatgatattttgatatatgatATATCAGTAAGGAAACATGCAACCAACTTAGATATTTAGGCTTGTTGTTTCAACGAATGGACTGATACATGAAGATGTAATTTCTCGAATCGAAACTGAATGGTTGAACAGGAGAACTGCTACTGGGTGTTATGTGCTAGAaggatatggtagtaaatgttGGGTCACTAAAGTCAAACATATCCACAAGTTGACTATTGCAGAGATGTGGATGCTAAGATGGATGTGTGATCATACAAGATTAAATAAGATTATAATTGACCATATTTGTCAGAAGGTGCAAGTAGCACGGATTGaggataaaataaaacaagGTCGCTTGAGGTGGTTTGGTCATGTCCTGCATAGACCTACAGATGGACCAATCCATAGGTGTGAAGCCATGGTGAGAGATGGTGTAAAAAAGGGGATGAGGTTGACCTAAAATCACATTGAAGGATGTTGTCTCAAAAGACCTAAGAATTCTTGGATCAATACAGACTTTACTACAAAATATAGGGCacaatggaagaaaaatatCTAGGCGATATCTACTAATGGGTTAAAGGATTCTTGTTAGAGAGtttcaaatattattactattatcactatcatttatatataattaatttgtttttgtttttatttgtatgaTGATGACATGAGTTGAACGTAAATGTAATAGTTGAGAATTCACATAGCCGACCCCAAGTTGTTTAGGATTGAGGTGTAGTTGTTGTTAGTCCGGATACATGCATGGACCAGACTTCTGATGATCATATAACTTTATTATACAAAGAAAAGGAATAATTTTTGATCATAtaacttcatatattttttgtataacttTATTATACAAAGAAAAGGAATATATGACTCTATTCCATTTACTCACTCAGAATAAGTTTTTTGCTACATGCTTGGCAGTGAGGCTTGATGAAGGATCCtactaaaatagtttttttttaataaccgGTCCTACAACAATACCAGACTTCATTCTTTCTTCATAAAGGAATTAGAATGCAACAAAATCCTTAAGAGATCAGAAAACAAATCACTCTTGAATGAGAAATCGAAGGCATCCTAAACTCTGTGAAGCTTTACATGTTTCATAACAACTTGCTTGCAGCTTGCTTAGACATCAACTGAATTGGGCCTCGACTAAGAAAATAACTGTAACAAACTTTATTATGAAGGAAACAAGGGAATTCATTTCTTAGTAGTGTGTACGGAATTCTGTGGTTTCCTTTTCCAAGTTTGGCATTATAAGTATGCAAATTAGTTCTTTCAAGTATATTGCACCTCCAGCCATTTAATTGTATTGAGAGTGAGTACCACAAAAATGATTTGCAGTGGAGTGAGTATTAAATTTATCACTGGATGTCACAGGTAAATATTAGATTGATAAGGAAAGGTCATGTCACAACTTGACAATCTAAATCTGAAACCTTGAAACTTGCAAAAGGTGTACCAATCATTTCATCAGTAACTCTCGCATGAAGGTATTCACTAAAAGTAGGCTTGATAAGGTGTAAAGATATGACACTTGGGCCTAACccaaccccaaaagctagctcatgaggGGAGGTTTgtccaagtccatataaggaagACCAAATTCCCATCCCTCTACCGATGTGGACTTCTTAATATAAGGAGTTATATATAGCTCAGACAGCAAGAATTGTGAAGTGATGAAGACTGGTGTTCTGAGGTATAATGGTAGAATGTATCCCAACTGAATGGAACATGGAAGAATATCAATaacatgaaatattttaatagttgGGAATCAAAATCAAATGGGAGATTCTGTGCCACCATCAGTATCCTATAACGGTTTGATGCTAACCTATGAGTGAAATGTAAGAAATATACACATGAAAGCAAAGTCTCAGACTGCATGGTATACAAAACTTTGAGATATAAGATTGGTTTAAAACTGCATTCACCTGTGGGAAATATAAAAGCGAAAATCTTTTAGCTGCAGAGGTTACATTAACACCAATACTTGTTTTGTACGAACAATGTGGATCAATCTGCACATAAGAGGGAAAACAAAGTCATGTAAGAGCTAAAGAAACAGAGCAGCAGTTTTTCAACTTTCTAACCGAACGAGAAACTAAGGGGTCTGTTATTATACCAGCAATATAACGTTGGTCTTTTCTGACCCTAGGCTGGAAGTCCAGAGTGCTGGAGAGGAATCCACAAGAATTGTTTCTGAGAACAGAttaggaaaaatatgaagaCCAGACGTGAAATCCCAAGCAATTGCTACAGGAGGGAAACAGCGAAGTTTACACAGCCCTACATCCAAAAGAATAAGTTACATTAGCAccacaaataaataacaaaaactgCGACATTCAATCTTATATATGGAACATTTATCTGGTAAGATTAATACTCAGCTGAATGAACTAAAGAAGTTACTTTTTACTTGGTTACATTTTCTGCAGTTACATACAAAGGTGGCAAGTTGAAGGTGTGCATGATACATGTGATTTACCAGTTATTGTTTTTATACAACTACTTCTATCTAAAGATCCCTTTGATGGGGCAGATTGAATAGCAGTTAAAGGAAGGTGAGTAAACATAAAGCTTCTTAAATTTGTATTGCATTTACTTAGCAAAAGGGATATGGAAGTAACACTTCAAATTCCCTCCAAGAAATTCCTCAAACATCAATTCCACcaagatttataaaatttggAGGGATTGGTGAAAGATGTTGGCAAGTAACACAATAACAAGTAAAAAAGTACGAAACTCTTTACTAATTAATAGAAACAGTACAAGATGCCTTATTTGTTAAATAGGAGAAACCCTTACTGTCAATTTCCATCTCTCCAGTTTCATCAGCAGTGAACTCTGACTTTCTTATTCCACAACCAGTTGTTTTGACAGATAACGTCACAGGCATGAGACCCAAGCTAACAGAGAAAGACAGATTGAGTGCAAGAGGATGATCCTCATTCAACGTCATCTCCTGCAAATTTGAACCgaaaaataatgtattaaaagGTATATATAGCTCAAACTTTTTTTCATCCTCTCTAGTTAAGTAAGCTCCACCCACCACAAACCTGTAAAGAAAACATAGACCGAATCAACGACCCAGAAGATAAGGCTGTTTCTCCGTCTGCTGGTTTAAAAAATTGCCCAACTCCCATGGAAGTGGCTGGTGGAGGTCTTCCTGAAACAGCCTGAAAATCATAAAGTCATCATGAGATGAAAAGCCAGGATCTAACCACATATAATACTCAACACGAAGAGAAGCAGAAGTTTCCATCTGAAATTCTATTCCAAGACCAAATTTGCTTTGTGGCACTAGAAAAGCTCATGAATATATATGAAGTACAGCAATGAGGATCTATCGGCCACTCTACCATCAAAGGCAGAAGAAAGAtttgattttctatttaaaaCACATTGAGAAAGAAAAGTTCCTTCCCAGagatcttttatcttttattgaTTAAGTATAGAAACTAAAGTCCTACCTCGTATTATAAAAGATTTAATGGGTAATTACACTAACACATACGAACTATTACAAAGAACTCCCAAGAAACCAGGTATCATGACTAAAAAGAAGCTAAAGCAAATTTGAGAACCCTGTGAACAAGTACCATGCGAGGTGCCACTGAGATGGTCAGATATCTGAAACCACGCATATCCTCTGGGTGCAACCAAAATACAGCAGAGGGAGGTGCCTGCTCAGTCTGAGTACCTGGTTCAACCTATTGCAAAAACAGCACCTTTAAGAAGAATTTAAATCAAACTAGCTCATATAACATCTTATTTTAGAACATTCGGCAGACAGTGCACACGACTAAGTACCTGCCTCGGAGCTGGTCCAGATGGAATTTGCACCATCTTTGATGTAACTTCTAAAACCCGTTTATTGATCGGTAAAGTGGAAACTTCAGTTCCTTTCTCAGGCCAAAGGTGCAGTCGTACACCGGAACATGGAGAAAGATTTGTGACAAAAACAAAATGGTTTTTGCCGTTAGACCCCTGCATATGCAAGTAAGATAAGTTATAAGCTGGAAAAATAGCATTTACACATTCTAGGTAACTGGTATTCAAACTTAAAGCAAAGACCTTATTCGCAGAAGAGTGCAAACATTTGTTTCTTGAAAATAGGAGGACAAAAGCAAAGCAAGCAAGCACGCTATGAAAGATATCTACAAtgtaactttttataaaaaataaaggaagCTGACCAACTTCTCAATGTCCAACCACCGCCTTCTCCCGTCCATCGCTAAAACTGTAACTGTGGTTGTCTCGATGTATAAATCTCTTTCAAGTGCATCATCACTCCAATGGATGTTATTAGGGCAAGAATACACTCTATGTGCTTGAGATCCTGCACCACAATTCACCTTTCAGCACACCAAATTGGTGCCATATACAAGAACACAGTTAGCATGAAAATGCATTTCCGTATACTTTTAACACTATATAAGGATCATCACTTTAATACAGAGAGTTGAGGAGTGAAAATACCAGATTTAGCTTCTCCATCTTCAATTGGTATATGAGGCAGCTGTGACTGCTTTAACCAATTAAAATTTGGAGGTATCCCACTATGAAGCATTTTTGTGAAGATTGCCAGCCTTTTTCGAACATCAGATATAGGTTGTCCAGTCCCCTGGTCTACCAGACTAAGAAGAGTATGTGATACCTGAAAAAGTTGATATATGAAATTCAGAGCTATTTGGCTACAAATTTAACTGGAGATTCTCAGGAAAAAATTGACTTACTTGGACAACAAGCTGATTACACCACAAGATAACCTGGTGCTCCATTGACAACCACACATTTTTCATGCTTGTGCTACTAATCATAAAGCCATGGGTAGGAGGCACAATACCATCAAGTGATTGTAAATTTGATCGGACCTAAAATGAAAAGTTATAGAAGCTAATGCTACATATTTAGTGAAGCAAAGCATAACTGTTCACATGAAGGGAACTGGTGAGGCAAGAGAAAGAACAACAGCCAAAGAACAAAGTACACGGACAGCAGCAGGGGATAAAATGTGGCCCATTTTAATAAGCGAAATGGTCTGATGGACCCTTATACTTGTATGCGTTTGTATTTCACACCCTTATATTTAATCTTTTGTCAACTGAGCCCTTAAACTCGATTAAAATGGAACTTTTAAAACCTTCTGACCATTGGCCGAACTTATGTGGCAATTTTTGCCAACTCAATATAGAGTGTGGTGTCAAACGCTTTAAAAAGAGAGTGAGAGTAATAAATTTGTTCTggaaaattgattaaataataaacataaaaagcaaaaacaaattaaagctTCAGCCTCCTTCCGTCATCGTCCCTAACCCATCGTCCTCAAAACCCTAGCCGTTGTCACTCTCTTAAGTCCTAGTCCGTTCCCAATCCATGGCGAAAGTTGAAGTTGGTCGATGTTGCAAACAACAACCAAGGAAGAAAATGATTAAGAAGTTCAGCTGTAGAGGATTAGATCTGGATTCTCTTCTTTACATGTTGATGTCTActaaactttttttcttttgtgatgGAATCAATACTAGTACTCTGTTGCGATCGACAATCAATGCTAGTACTTTGTTTTACTGacatttttctaagaaaatggATACTAAATTGTTATTGATTTGGGAGTAGTAATTTGTTGATGCATTGCAAAAAAACAGAGGTTCAGAACTCCTTTTTCTTCTGAAATAATACGAATTTCGGTGTCCTTGTGGCGCCATTTTCGAAGAAGAAAGGATTAAAGAAATGAAGATGGTGGTGAAAGATCTCTAATGGTGGTTGTGGAAGTGAATGAAAGTTGAGAAAtgtaactattttattttattttttaaataaaaaatttattatttaacatttttgttTATAATATTTGATGTGGCATATGACATGGCAAATATATAATTGACGTGGATATGATATGTCATTTATGTAAAAGAGAGTGAGCTACACATATGGTTGGAGGGGCTTGAAAGTCTCGTTTTAATTGAGTCTAAGGATTCAGTTGACAAAAGATTAAGTAGGAGGGTCCAGAATATAAACCGATACAAGTATAAGGGTTCACCAGACCATTTCGCCTTTTAATAAAGTACACTTGAATCATTATATAAGAACCTCAAGATTGAAACAAAGTATActcaaatcataatataagaGCCTGACGATTGAAATAAAGTATACTAAACATTATATAAGGGCCTGACCATTGAAATAAAGTATACTTTTACAGTTATATAGAGACCAAGGCAAAGGATAAAGTAGGCAAACCCAGAATCCTTCAAAAGATTAAGAATCTACGCAAGATGGAGAAAGAATAAGTTTTAGAGCTACTTCCCTCTTTTAGCTAATAGAGCAGTGCATTTAACAGAAACAGCACGACAGTTACTAAGTAACcatgaacataaaaaaaattgagataaaaaaggaaaataataaaacCCATGAAACGTAAGTATATTATGTTTATCCAGTTTCCTCTAAAAGTAACAAACAATCATTCACTTGAAGAAGATAATTTGATTGGATCGGAGAGTTGAAGATTCCTACTGGAAAGGaaagaatgaaaagaaatgaTACCAATTATAAGGCTTACATTTTTGGTTGTCAACTATAATTCAGATTTTCAACTTTGAACATGTAAAAGCAAATAGAATAAGTACCTGGTAATCATGATAACCACCAGAAATGGagacaacaacaacatgagaGAGTAGTGGATCAGACAGATGATGCCCTGAACGAGAAGTTTGGACCTCGTATCCTTTCCTCCATTCGTGATTTACTCGTGCATAATACTGACCAAGTGATGGCTGCAGAGCCAGAGGAGGCGACCTGGGAAAGGCACCAAAAAGTGATAGTTATTTTATAGCATTACTGTAACCACATAATAGCTTCCAGGAGTAGAGCAACTTACTGGTGTGGAGACGAAAGTGTCAGAACAGTTTCAACAGCAGATTTCCTTAAATCTGGGTGGACAATCGCAGCTCTAGCAACAAAACCACCCATGGAATGACCAACCAATATCACACTTCTCGGAGGACTCCTAGACACAGCAGCACCTTCCTTAACTCGTGCATCGTGGGACTCTTTATAATGATCCAATATCTAAGAGTAGGAAGATGTAAATAGAAACACAGACATGAAAATTACATCACATAAAATAAGACGAAGAGAGTGGAGGGGAAGGAAGAAGAGAGGAATATAAAATGTAGAGCAGTATAACCATGCATATGATAGGGTAGGTTGTCTACATCAAACCCCTTGGGGTGTAGCCCACCACGGAGACAAACTTATTTAATGACAATAACCATGCATATGATACGGTAGGTTGTCTACATCAAACCCCTTGGGGTGCAGCCCACCACGGACCCTGCTAACGTAGGATGCTTTGTGCACCTGGCCTACCCATTTCTTTTAACCATGCATATGACAGGTCTGGATTAGATCCAAAAAGAGTAGAAAATGTTAAATGCTTTCTGAAAGTTGGCAAAATTAAATCAAGTGAGCGAGTTTTAAACTTCGAATTGATAAAGAATAAACTCAAATAAAGCACTCCATCACTTGAAATTCTTCTTGATGTCTTGCCTTACTCTCTGGCGGTCTATGTGTAACATAAGCCCCTACTTGCTGTAAGACTGGAGTACCAGAACCCTCTCACTTGCAGATATCCTTTAAGAAGTTCTAGAAGTTTTTCACTGTCATAACATCAAATGGTCCAGTCTATTGTCAACGAATTTTTTAAGGTGAACCATATCAACttgaaatttttactttttacctTCTCCCTTTTCCCGGAAAACATCATGTATTCATCTCTATGTATATTGGACTAGCTATGGAATTACGCAATAAAGATTGACATCACGTTGCATCAGTCAAATGTcaaaaaagagatattttttcTTGAGTAAGAAACTTTATACCCTGTGAATGGCATATACAACATAATCTGTGTGTTCTTCAAGAATTCGACCATCCATTGCAGAATGTTCACCTTCAAGATCCACAGCAAACCAGTCAAGCATGGATGTGTATTGATAGGGTAAAGGAGTGCTggtgacatcaaaatctactcCCTCTCCGAGAGTTAGAGAGGCTTCTTGGTAAAAGCTGTGCTCAAGAGGACCTCCTTGATAAGCTCTATCAGATTCTGCAGCCACAGATCTCACCTGTAAAAGCATTTGAAAAGGATTAGGAACAAACAAGAACAATAATTTCAGTAACATGTCTTGCACTCATATTATGATGCACATACCTTcacataacaagcagttaaTAAATAATCTCTAGCTAAAAGGAAGAGTGCAACCTCCACGCCACCTTCTCTAGAATAAGTCTATCAATCAACAGTTGTCACAGCAagtaaactttttttataacatCCGTAAAAGAGATGATTCTGAATCAGGTTTGTCTAAAATGGGTAGAAGAACAGCAACTTGTCTGATTGAAGCAACCCGATTTCCAAAATACACTCCTTGAAAAGCTCTTGGTTTGGAACCCCTTTGTCAAGTGTTAAAAAAGCACATATAAGTGCTGAAGTTGGTATTAATATGCAGAAACGGTTTTTGGTAGAAGTGCTGAAAACTGATGGTAAGTCGCTGATATGTTTGGTATCAAACACTTTTTCGGTTAAAACAACTTCAATGCCTCACGCTTGAAAGAAGTTGATTATTGCAAGATTCTTAATTTCAAACTGATTCAAATACAAACTAATTTATGCCTCAATTCACTATTAAGTTTTAAATTGATTAGATTAAactatttgaataaatataaattatttcatcatAACTGGAGTGACAGATGAAAAATGGCTAGGAAGTAAGCACAGTTGAGAGAAAAATGAAAGGCGGAAATGAACAAACAGCTGGTTAGGGGCTTTGTTTCGAAAAGTGTAATTCCAGAATAACAAACACTATTAGGTAATGTAGGtcaaaccaaaaaaagaaataacttgataatcaaaaacaaaaaatagtataaaagttggtcaaaccaGAAGTGCTTAGAAGTAGAAACACGGCCTTGATTTTGGCTATTAAGCACTTTCGGTGCTTATCTTAGAATCAATTGATTGATGTAAGCCCCCTACAGAAAGGGAAGATCCAGAACTTAAAGGTTATTTCCACCATTTCAATCTTTTAATCGTACCATTCTACGTAAGCCAAGAATATTTAATTGGTTCACACATAAATACCATTTACTTACTCTTCATTAATTACTACCTCTGACAGTTTAATTTAATGCAGTCACAGAGCAAGCAAATAGTTTTAGCATAAATTAACCAGAGGGAACTTGTGTTATGCTTTCAGGGTACCAAAGAATATAGAGAACAGTTTCAAGGATATAAGACTGTTTCTCTGTGCAGTCAGCAACATCTTAAGTTCTGTATCTGCTCATCTGTCATGACTAAATGCACGCACACATGTGGTACCTCGTTCCATCTAATTGGAATTAGTCATGCATTAATACATTCATAGATGGAAGATTTGAGAAAATTGAAGAGACATATGATGGCAATTCTGTTACGAAAGATTTGAGGACATAGTTAAGAAACTTGCCTGTTTGTAGCTTCCACCATTGCCAGGGATAAAAAGAACAGGAACTCCACTAAGTGTCTTAAGATGATCGCTGAAATTAATCTTTCTCCATCCTTCATGGTATAGATGTAATCCATACTTCATGGACGACAGATTTTTCGGTGTAGGTACAGGGATATAAGTAGGATACATGTATGTCATGGTACATCCATTAGATATGGGTTTTAGCATGCTATAAAGACCAGCTAAACCTATAGATATAGCAAGTAGAACCAATGCAATCACTCTAAATTTCGCTCTGCAGCCTTGCATGTTTTGGCTCACGCTACCGCCCATCCACTTCATCTTGATCGGTTCAATAACCCACCTACCAAATTACACAAGATGTAACGCTCAGTACATAGATCTTTCACCCAAGAAGTGAAAAATGGAAGTTGGATTCTGTTTTCTTTGGGAACAATCTACAAACAGAATATGTGCACTGAAACATCCTATAGTGCAATGAAAACAAAACACATTCTTTAGTTGGAAAGGTGTACCTGATTGGAGATCTATGGTTGTTGCAATGATAATAGGAATTTTGACAAATCTTTGGTTGAAGGCGACAAGAATCAAGAATCAAGAAAGTAAAGATAAGTGTGTGCCTTTCCAGAAAAGGGAATGAATCCCAATTTTAGGAAAGGCGTAGTGAGACGTCTCAGTGTATAAACATGAAGTTGCAATGTCTGAAATCTTAAACTCAAAGGTATTAATTGTAGTCTTTCATGTACAACAAAACAAGATCAGCTCATCAATGTCAGATCCGGAATAAAAAGTAGAGATCAATTAAGATAGGGAAATGAGTCGAATGATTATAATTTCACAAACTATCCGTAATTTGTTACTgctaattttatacatttatttcCAGATTTACGCATTAGTTAAACAGTAGatacacttatatatatatataaagatcattatcattattattattattattattattattattattattatttcaaatagtaATTAGTTTCTGACGTTTTACCATTTTCGTCATTTTGCATCCTCTTAATGACTTTATCCATCTTAAATTCTTAGCAACTTGTTTagccataaaaatatttatttatagacTAAACACAAAAGCGGTTACTTGAATTTACACGCTTTCGCCGTTTAGACACCTTAACAAGACTCCCTTCCTATTGAACACTTAAACCACTTAAAAAGTGTATCTATCAAACACACGTGACTGACTTGTCACCTGTCGTTTGAGACATTTATTTTAGGATGGAGCGCGTGACATACACACCTCCTATGTGAAAAAATCTAATCTACGTGGTAAAACACCCCAACCCCTCAGTCATTCCCCAAAATCCCcaaaattcattttgaaaaaaaccTAAAATTTCATTTATGATTCCCACTCAATGTGGTCGACTCTCTAAGGAAACCTTGCAATCATTTTTGTTAGTATTCTTTCTACGGCGTGCTCGATTGAAGAAAATAGATGTTGTTGTCGTGTTCTACGCCTAATTCGAGAAAGCTAGTAGATCTTGTGCTGTCAAAATCTTGAGGTAAGTTCATTTTCGAATCTCCATGACCATTGTTGCAGTTTTCCCTTTAAATGTAGCGGTTATTTTTGTATGTTAGTACTGTGAAAATGTTTTATACGCATGTGaataaagtttgatttttttagggTTTCTTTGTCAGTAATTTGTcggctttattttttttaaaaatccagGGAATCTTATGGATATTATTATACTAACTCGTTTTCATCATGGGGTAAATTTGTGAAAGACACATCTGGTGAAGGTC harbors:
- the LOC101251529 gene encoding uncharacterized protein isoform X2; amino-acid sequence: MKWMGGSVSQNMQGCRAKFRVIALVLLAISIGLAGLYSMLKPISNGCTMTYMYPTYIPVPTPKNLSSMKYGLHLYHEGWRKINFSDHLKTLSGVPVLFIPGNGGSYKQVRSVAAESDRAYQGGPLEHSFYQEASLTLGEGVDFDVTSTPLPYQYTSMLDWFAVDLEGEHSAMDGRILEEHTDYVVYAIHRILDHYKESHDARVKEGAAVSRSPPRSVILVGHSMGGFVARAAIVHPDLRKSAVETVLTLSSPHQSPPLALQPSLGQYYARVNHEWRKGYEVQTSRSGHHLSDPLLSHVVVVSISGGYHDYQVRSNLQSLDGIVPPTHGFMISSTSMKNVWLSMEHQVILWCNQLVVQVSHTLLSLVDQGTGQPISDVRKRLAIFTKMLHSGIPPNFNWLKQSQLPHIPIEDGEAKSGSQAHRVYSCPNNIHWSDDALERDLYIETTTVTVLAMDGRRRWLDIEKLGSNGKNHFVFVTNLSPCSGVRLHLWPEKGTEVSTLPINKRVLEVTSKMVQIPSGPAPRQVEPGTQTEQAPPSAVFWLHPEDMRGFRYLTISVAPRMAVSGRPPPATSMGVGQFFKPADGETALSSGSLIRSMFSLQEMTLNEDHPLALNLSFSVSLGLMPVTLSVKTTGCGIRKSEFTADETGEMEIDRLCKLRCFPPVAIAWDFTSGLHIFPNLFSETILVDSSPALWTSSLGSEKTNVILLIDPHCSYKTSIGVNVTSAAKRFSLLYFPQITGFAIAVVFFALMRQARQWELDLPIPSLLTAVESNLRMPLPFLCLALLPILFALVLSCLISLPLPPAISFISVSTICYLCANGVVAVLISASQLLFYVSASLHVFIKKRSQTREHNFSPLFTAFLSSKVVRIVRFNPLFDMTLVSLTLMCFAHPALGLLLLVISHAVCSHNSLSSRTQTKEFIESGNRRQSGSKQSIPEHDGEINTHVPQKESNSSSLDSVKSYGDTQLEIFNHRHGLLVLHLLAMLMFVPSFIAWIQRMGIGHSLPWFLDSILCIGVLLHGVCDSKPEFNFFFFFPFPVIQRLEINLSFGYLLAGYFSYICGLALAPYITFYPMAAIGFISCAFRIIEKRSREKGEMYHHRRKHSHKH
- the LOC101251529 gene encoding uncharacterized protein isoform X1: MKWMGGSVSQNMQGCRAKFRVIALVLLAISIGLAGLYSMLKPISNGCTMTYMYPTYIPVPTPKNLSSMKYGLHLYHEGWRKINFSDHLKTLSGVPVLFIPGNGGSYKQVRSVAAESDRAYQGGPLEHSFYQEASLTLGEGVDFDVTSTPLPYQYTSMLDWFAVDLEGEHSAMDGRILEEHTDYVVYAIHRILDHYKESHDARVKEGAAVSRSPPRSVILVGHSMGGFVARAAIVHPDLRKSAVETVLTLSSPHQSPPLALQPSLGQYYARVNHEWRKGYEVQTSRSGHHLSDPLLSHVVVVSISGGYHDYQVRSNLQSLDGIVPPTHGFMISSTSMKNVWLSMEHQVILWCNQLVVQVSHTLLSLVDQGTGQPISDVRKRLAIFTKMLHSGIPPNFNWLKQSQLPHIPIEDGEAKSGSQAHRVYSCPNNIHWSDDALERDLYIETTTVTVLAMDGRRRWLDIEKLGSNGKNHFVFVTNLSPCSGVRLHLWPEKGTEVSTLPINKRVLEVTSKMVQIPSGPAPRQVEPGTQTEQAPPSAVFWLHPEDMRGFRYLTISVAPRMAVSGRPPPATSMGVGQFFKPADGETALSSGSLIRSMFSLQEMTLNEDHPLALNLSFSVSLGLMPVTLSVKTTGCGIRKSEFTADETGEMEIDRLCKLRCFPPVAIAWDFTSGLHIFPNLFSETILVDSSPALWTSSLGSEKTNVILLIDPHCSYKTSIGVNVTSAAKRFSLLYFPQITGFAIAVVFFALMRQARQWELDLPIPSLLTAVESNLRMPLPFLCLALLPILFALVLSCLISLPLPPAISFISVSTICYLCANGVVAVLISASQLLFYVSASLHVFIKKRSQTREHNFSPLFTAFLSSKVVRIVRFNPLFDMTLVSLTLMCFAHPALGLLLLVISHAVCSHNSLSSFLMASFHSRTQTKEFIESGNRRQSGSKQSIPEHDGEINTHVPQKESNSSSLDSVKSYGDTQLEIFNHRHGLLVLHLLAMLMFVPSFIAWIQRMGIGHSLPWFLDSILCIGVLLHGVCDSKPEFNFFFFFPFPVIQRLEINLSFGYLLAGYFSYICGLALAPYITFYPMAAIGFISCAFRIIEKRSREKGEMYHHRRKHSHKH